In Anticarsia gemmatalis isolate Benzon Research Colony breed Stoneville strain chromosome 4, ilAntGemm2 primary, whole genome shotgun sequence, the DNA window TCCCCAAATATAAGCTTTGAGTTGCGAAACATGCGCTATAAGTTCTTTGCAAGTTTGTCTGTTGACGTAAGCAAACAGCTACTGCTATCGATATCAACCCGCATGCACGCCAAGGTTCTCGTATCTGATGTAATGTGTGAAATGTACACAATATTATACTGATTAGTACACTTACAAGtacaagtttattaatattcgaTGATGTGTCAAAGCTGATCAGCGAAATCAATGTAggataatgtaaatattatccTTCTTAGCTTAGATAACAACAACCCAAGAACCGTATAAAAATATCCACTATACATCTATCGGTACCacatttcaaaattacttaaagaaaaatCATATACGATGATGAGAAATTCGTTCGTcagttataaaaaatcaagcaaGAGTCATGCGTCAGGAGTATTTTGCCggaaacatagtttttaaattgtaagAAAGAAAAAGCCAGCGATTTAGAAAACGGCACTAGATTACCACAAGCTTCCCTTATAATATTCAGTACTAAAGAGCGCCTATGTGAGCATGTGTAAAGGCAAAGTGAAGCCTTATCTAATCTACAAGGTGTAATCTACATTGATTCGCTTAGTGCGCCTAACATTATAGTTCAGTAATGCTCATAAAATCTGGGAGCACTATGAAAAGAATCTTGTAAAGCCATTTTGTTGTATAGAATTATGTTCATAAACGTTACTAGTGAAAGGATTATGGATTTACATAAAAACCCACATTAGATTTGCTTAGTCATACATGATTCCAACTCTAAAGTGCTCAAACCTTAGTCAGTAAAATCAACATGGTACCTAACCAAACGTGGTTGTCGAATGGTCTCTATAACGATCTACTCCAATATGTTCAGCTGGTTGAATAGTTGAACATATTGGAGTAGatccttaacaacaaaaacttaagcacgatttatattttttgtgctgCAATCTGCAGATAAGCTcgcaaaaatacaaaattttacattgtCTGAAAACTCCTTGAGCAGTCTCAACCGATGATCCAGTTATTGTTCAAAACCACCAAAGTAGACCAAAAATTACCCACATCCAAGTGGAATCCAAAAAAAGCagtcagaaaaataaaaatatataccttatAATTCCTGCTAATGTTACTCCTCACAGTGCCATGTCGCCAGTGATAATACCCGAGGTCATTGTCCCTCGGCCACAGCTGTTGTTTGCCTCTGAAGAACGGCAGCCAGTTCTCGGTGAGAAGACGGTGAGCGTAGTCGATGTAGCCTGATATCTCGAAGCCACCCTTCGTGAAGTGGCGGATGAAGATTATAGACTGAAAAAAAGGAAGACGGATATGATACTTTCTACTTTTcatgtttgttataatattgaaataatattgaaaatatgccAAAATAATTTGCCAATATTAGTTATAATGAGTCCAATGCGTGTCATGATTCATTATTTCATAAGAACTCCTGCAAAAACTTTCTTAAGCTCACAATGaacaactttttttaaactCCAAGAAAGAAGGAACTTAAGTAAAAAATGGTACGAAATAAAGAATTCACACCCAAATTCAAAGACTATCAACAcaacttcaaataaataaatatttctgtcaTTCTACTAAAGCCGGAATATCTAAATCGCCTAAATAGAATTATAAATTTCGCTTTCGTCGAACAGTTCCCACTCTAAAAATTGAATCTATTTCCCGCTAAACGTCCTCTACGCTCAATGCTCTCCCCACTTCAGTGTGAAGTAGGTTGCACCGCGGGGCTAAGGCTCTCATTATTTGCACTAACTTTCATATTCAAGTGCCCAGCAGGTTATATAGAAACTTTTCACACGTTTTCTGAGAATAATGTTTGcagaaataatattagtattacttAGATTACATTCTGTAACTAAGTCAATACAAATTAACAATTGTAAATTCCAGATGTTGAATTTTATGTTATCTTTAAAGAATTTCCTTTAGTCAGTAGACCTAggttaagtaattattttttaaatacattcaaGTTTTCCTACATacagaatttattttgtattcagaTTCAATACTAAACACCATAATATAATGGTAGCAGCATATCAGTAGCACATGAAATTGtcataaaatacttgttttactCCATTTTCGAGTTGCCAAAGCAATGTCTGACTAATCCCTTTAAAACGCTAACAAAAGAAAACCTATTCTTACTTGTAGTATCCCAACTCTATTAGCCCTCTCCCTGACAGCCAGTTCTCTATTGAAGTTGTCATCTAGATCAGCTCCCTCACTGACCAGCACGTAAGGCTTAGTCTTAGGGTACACGATGTCCTGGATCACAGCGCGACGGGTATAAAACTCCTTCTCACTTAAAGTGTCGCCATTTGCTCTGAAACCAAGCATTCACCATGGAGATTTTGCGTTATGTATTattgttgataataaaatacatattcaagttttatacttatatactattttatacttatttaagtaataaaaaaatcccgTGGGAAAAAAACCGAATTTTTATATTTCGCCACGTTATTTTCAGTTCAATGTTgggttattccacttaactccaaaaaaatgttccactttaactccaaaacagttttaataaatattttatttaaatataattcattccactttaactccaagaaatcagcagaagtagagtcagcagctTAAAAAATTTAGCCATACGGACGACATGGATGCAGAGGGAGCAGTTCGAGTCGCTGTACTACGCGCAGGTGGGGCGCGCGAGGGCATTCCTCGCCACCGTGCGTTCTTCCTTCTTCTTGGGGGGTGAAGGCTGATTGCAACAGCGCCTCCACACTTTGATGGTCAGgccctgaataattataatgttgaaCATCCAATCTTATTACGTAGCAAACATCACTtgactaaaattataagaacatcGAAGTGAACAGCGCGTGTACTCCGACAACGGCGCCACTTTTGTGCGAGCGTTTAACGAGCTTTTACGCTTCTTACAGGCTTCTTACAAGAGTCTAGAATCAGACATAGCCAACAAAGGCATAGAGTTTAAATTCATTCCAGGGTACTCTCcgcattttgatggcatttggGAGGCCGCTGTCAAATGCACGAAGCATCTTTTGCGTCGAGTCATGGCCCTTACTCATTTGACAACATGCCTGATCCAGATAGAGGCTATTGTAAATTCCAGACCTTCAACGGCTCTATTCACAGCACCTTCAGATCTTTCTTATCTTTCCCTTTCCCATTTTTTCCTCGGGCGAGCTCTCACATCAGTTCCTTGTCCTCTTATAAGTGACAGCAATATTCATCGGAGTATTCTTCTTGAAGTCACTATGGGCCTTCAACTGACGTAACATCCGAGGCGTACGCACTCGTTCTCGCGCCGTTGCCAGGACAACCAAGAAAAAACACATCTGTCGtcttatatattaaaaattacataattacatatcatattttattatttcagcttAATCCTGCCGTCCTtgactttcaatcttttcaccaggatagcacttttgatcctacggtgttcgtttttgaggacgatgaactgactaacctaattataataacttaaatcaaaattactgttttgtgaatatgggcttacaccaaaatatcgtcaagata includes these proteins:
- the LOC142972244 gene encoding cilia- and flagella-associated protein 299-like, translating into MAMAEKKNEYPASVEADRKLLPFDTWEDYLDSLIEIADLRNLRSITSARTIAAFGYRANGDTLSEKEFYTRRAVIQDIVYPKTKPYVLVSEGADLDDNFNRELAVRERANRVGILQSIIFIRHFTKGGFEISGYIDYAHRLLTENWLPFFRGKQQLWPRDNDLGYYHWRHGTVRSNISRNYKPVMDPDRGLIFQNRHDHKIICPDPSQEPGQNTTKQRIYSPKYTQIEIYDHVVRRRS